A window from Branchiostoma lanceolatum isolate klBraLanc5 chromosome 9, klBraLanc5.hap2, whole genome shotgun sequence encodes these proteins:
- the LOC136441662 gene encoding aminopeptidase B-like isoform X1: MADVDAKRPKLQFAGSSEKLYSDSAEDVASAANFRQVKVNNYHLDLDVEFKTKKIRASAVLDLECLQPCAEVILDSHATLTIHGVRVTYKDDRNTSDQRPVTFDTRPFTSYGAALHVSLPSAVKPGDEFQLEFSYTAGEGPAMCWLEPMQTAGKKQPYLFTIGQSVLNRSMFPCIDTPAIKSTYTAQVKVPAGLTAVMSASSRMEGPEPNTTHFTMEHPIPAYLIALAVGDIASADIGPRSKVWTEPSVLDKAKAEFEGVVEEYIKVAEGLFGPYVWGQYDILVMPPSFPYGGMENPCLTFVTPCLLVGDKSLTDVVMHELCHSWFGNLVTNANWSEFWLNEGFTMFSQRRVCATVLGEPYKCLEAATGQALLQNHITTVGENHPLNCLRVKIEKGVDPDDTYNETPYEKGCAFVSYLQHCAGGDEKFDQFLKAYISKFKYRSVVAEDMLEFYLDYFPHLREQDLRNKPGYEFERWLNTPGWPPFVADLSPGQQLTRPAEQLAAHWAGEKNLEVVPDISEWKTYQIVHFLDKLVERPKLTHDTIQTLAQAYPHIAQSHNAELIMRWCMLIIKSNFTSDLPKVRAFLESQGKQKYTLPIYRALKAGSPEAQDFAREVFAATKDTLHVNVYSNVEKILGA; this comes from the exons ATGGCGGACGTCGACGCAAAACGGCCGAAGTTGCAGTTCGCGGGTTCTTCCGAGAAGCTCTACTCGGACTCGGCCGAAGACGTGGCGTCCGCCGCCAACTTCCGACAGGTCAAGGTCAACAACTACCACCTGGACTTGGACGTGGAGTTCAAGACCAAGAAGATCCGCGCGTCGGCAGTGCTGGACCTGGAGTGTCTGCAACCATGTGCAGAAG TAATTCTGGACTCTCATGCGACCCTCACCATCCATGGAGTAAGAGTCACCTATAAGGACGACCGCAATACAAGCGACCAGAGACCCGTGACATTTGACACGCGACCCTTCACCTCGTACGGCGCAGCCCTGCACGTGTCCCTGCCGTCGGCGGTGAAACCCGGGGATGAGTTTCAGCTGGAGTTCAGCTACACGGCCGGGGAAGGGCCGGCCATGTGCTGGCTGGAACCCATGCAGACTGCTG GTAAGAAGCAGCCCTACCTGTTCACCATTGGCCAGTCAGTCCTGAATAGATCCATGTTCCCCTGTATTGACACCCCGGCCATAAAGTCTACGTACACGGCACAAGTTAAG GTCCCTGCAGGGCTGACTGCTGTGATGAGTGCCTCCTCTCGTATGGAGGGACCTGAACCCAACACCACCCACTTCACAATGGAACATCCCATCCCTGCCTACCTCATTGCTCTGGCTGTGGGTGACATCGCCTCTGCTGACATAGGACCTCGCAGTAAAGTCTGGACCGAACCAAGTGTTCTG GACAAAGCGAAGGCTGAGTTTGAGGGAGTGGTGGAAGAGTACATCAAGGTTGCGGAGGGTCTGTTCGGACCGTACGTGTGGGGCCAGTACGATATTCTCGTCATGCCGCCTTCTTTTCCGTACGGCGGGATGGAAAACCCGTGCTTGACCTTTGTGACCCCTTGCCTGCTCGTTGGAGACAAGTCGCTGACGGATGTCGTCATGCACGAACTG TGCCACAGCTGGTTTGGGAACCTGGTAACCAACGCCAACTGGAGTGAGTTCTGGCTGAATGAG GGTTTTACCATGTTCTCCCAGCGGCGTGTGTGTGCCACGGTACTCGGGGAACCCTACAAATGTCTGGAGGCCGCCACCGGCCAGGCGCTGCTCCAAAACCACATAACCACCGTAGGGGAG AACCACCCCCTGAACTGCCTACGGGTGAAGATTGAGAAGGGGGTGGACCCAGACGACACATATAACGAGACTCCCTACGAGAAGGGCTGTGCCTTCGTGAGCTACCTGCAGCACTGTGCTGGCGGAGACGAGAAGTTTGACCAGTTCTTAAAGGCGTACATCAGCAAGTTCAAGTATAGG AGTGTTGTAGCAGAGGACATGTTGGAGTTTTACCTGGACTATTTTCCACATCTCAGGGAACAAGACCTCAGGAACAA GCCAGGCTATGAGTTTGAGCGATGGCTGAATACCCCCGGCTGGCCTCCGTTTGTGGCTGACCTGTCGCCGGGGCAACAGCTGACACGCCCAGCCGAGCAGCTGGCAGCTCATTGGGCAGGGGAAAAG AACCTGGAGGTGGTGCCGGACATCTCTGAGTGGAAGACGTACCAGATCGTGCACTTCCTGGACAAACTGGTGGAACGTCCCAAACTGACCCATGACACCATACAAACCCTGGCACAGGCATATCCCCACATTGCACAGTCACACAATGCGGAG CTCATAATGAGATGGTGCATGCTGATTATCAAGAGCAACTTCACCTCTGACCTGCCTAAAGTCAGAGCTTTCCTGGAGAGCCAAG ggAAACAGAAGTACACTCTGCCCATCTACCGTGCCTTGAAGGCGGGGAGTCCAGAGGCTCAAGACTTCGCTCGAGAAGTGTTTGCAGCAACCAAAGACACTCTCCATGTCAATGTTTATAGTAATGTAGAGAAAATCCTTGGTGCTTAA
- the LOC136441662 gene encoding aminopeptidase B-like isoform X2, translating to MADVDAKRPKLQFAGSSEKLYSDSAEDVASAANFRQVKVNNYHLDLDVEFKTKKIRASAVLDLECLQPCAEVILDSHATLTIHGVRVTYKDDRNTSDQRPVTFDTRPFTSYGAALHVSLPSAVKPGDEFQLEFSYTAGEGPAMCWLEPMQTAGKKQPYLFTIGQSVLNRSMFPCIDTPAIKSTYTAQVKVPAGLTAVMSASSRMEGPEPNTTHFTMEHPIPAYLIALAVGDIASADIGPRSKVWTEPSVLDKAKAEFEGVVEEYIKVAEGLFGPYVWGQYDILVMPPSFPYGGMENPCLTFVTPCLLVGDKSLTDVVMHELCHSWFGNLVTNANWSEFWLNEGFTRFAQNYAMSKVLGPQFFLLKVATGLSAFNRQLGDIGQNHPLNCLRVKIEKGVDPDDTYNETPYEKGCAFVSYLQHCAGGDEKFDQFLKAYISKFKYRSVVAEDMLEFYLDYFPHLREQDLRNKPGYEFERWLNTPGWPPFVADLSPGQQLTRPAEQLAAHWAGEKNLEVVPDISEWKTYQIVHFLDKLVERPKLTHDTIQTLAQAYPHIAQSHNAELIMRWCMLIIKSNFTSDLPKVRAFLESQGKQKYTLPIYRALKAGSPEAQDFAREVFAATKDTLHVNVYSNVEKILGA from the exons ATGGCGGACGTCGACGCAAAACGGCCGAAGTTGCAGTTCGCGGGTTCTTCCGAGAAGCTCTACTCGGACTCGGCCGAAGACGTGGCGTCCGCCGCCAACTTCCGACAGGTCAAGGTCAACAACTACCACCTGGACTTGGACGTGGAGTTCAAGACCAAGAAGATCCGCGCGTCGGCAGTGCTGGACCTGGAGTGTCTGCAACCATGTGCAGAAG TAATTCTGGACTCTCATGCGACCCTCACCATCCATGGAGTAAGAGTCACCTATAAGGACGACCGCAATACAAGCGACCAGAGACCCGTGACATTTGACACGCGACCCTTCACCTCGTACGGCGCAGCCCTGCACGTGTCCCTGCCGTCGGCGGTGAAACCCGGGGATGAGTTTCAGCTGGAGTTCAGCTACACGGCCGGGGAAGGGCCGGCCATGTGCTGGCTGGAACCCATGCAGACTGCTG GTAAGAAGCAGCCCTACCTGTTCACCATTGGCCAGTCAGTCCTGAATAGATCCATGTTCCCCTGTATTGACACCCCGGCCATAAAGTCTACGTACACGGCACAAGTTAAG GTCCCTGCAGGGCTGACTGCTGTGATGAGTGCCTCCTCTCGTATGGAGGGACCTGAACCCAACACCACCCACTTCACAATGGAACATCCCATCCCTGCCTACCTCATTGCTCTGGCTGTGGGTGACATCGCCTCTGCTGACATAGGACCTCGCAGTAAAGTCTGGACCGAACCAAGTGTTCTG GACAAAGCGAAGGCTGAGTTTGAGGGAGTGGTGGAAGAGTACATCAAGGTTGCGGAGGGTCTGTTCGGACCGTACGTGTGGGGCCAGTACGATATTCTCGTCATGCCGCCTTCTTTTCCGTACGGCGGGATGGAAAACCCGTGCTTGACCTTTGTGACCCCTTGCCTGCTCGTTGGAGACAAGTCGCTGACGGATGTCGTCATGCACGAACTG TGCCACAGCTGGTTTGGGAACCTGGTAACCAACGCCAACTGGAGTGAGTTCTGGCTGAATGAG GGGTTCACCAGGTTTGCGCAGAACTATGCCATGTCTAAGGTTCTGGGCCCACAGTTCTTTTTACTGAAGGTGGCGACGGGACTGTCTGCCTTCAACAGGCAGCTGGGGGACATAGGACAG AACCACCCCCTGAACTGCCTACGGGTGAAGATTGAGAAGGGGGTGGACCCAGACGACACATATAACGAGACTCCCTACGAGAAGGGCTGTGCCTTCGTGAGCTACCTGCAGCACTGTGCTGGCGGAGACGAGAAGTTTGACCAGTTCTTAAAGGCGTACATCAGCAAGTTCAAGTATAGG AGTGTTGTAGCAGAGGACATGTTGGAGTTTTACCTGGACTATTTTCCACATCTCAGGGAACAAGACCTCAGGAACAA GCCAGGCTATGAGTTTGAGCGATGGCTGAATACCCCCGGCTGGCCTCCGTTTGTGGCTGACCTGTCGCCGGGGCAACAGCTGACACGCCCAGCCGAGCAGCTGGCAGCTCATTGGGCAGGGGAAAAG AACCTGGAGGTGGTGCCGGACATCTCTGAGTGGAAGACGTACCAGATCGTGCACTTCCTGGACAAACTGGTGGAACGTCCCAAACTGACCCATGACACCATACAAACCCTGGCACAGGCATATCCCCACATTGCACAGTCACACAATGCGGAG CTCATAATGAGATGGTGCATGCTGATTATCAAGAGCAACTTCACCTCTGACCTGCCTAAAGTCAGAGCTTTCCTGGAGAGCCAAG ggAAACAGAAGTACACTCTGCCCATCTACCGTGCCTTGAAGGCGGGGAGTCCAGAGGCTCAAGACTTCGCTCGAGAAGTGTTTGCAGCAACCAAAGACACTCTCCATGTCAATGTTTATAGTAATGTAGAGAAAATCCTTGGTGCTTAA